The genomic region ACGACAACGTATCCATTTTCGTAAAGAGGAGCAATTTTTGCTAAATCGTCTCTTTTTAAACCATTTTCAGCTAAATCCTTTCTTAGCTCGTAAAAAATTTGCTCATAGATTTCGTCATCACCTACACTGGAAGTGTCTAGGTTTTTGATTTCATCAACGTATTGTACAATCCGAGAAAAGTCACTTAACATGGAAGATACTTCCGCCTCTTCGATGTTAAGTTTTGCCAAGTTGGCAATGTTTTTTAGTTCTTTTTCATCCATAAGTTTTCCTCAGTATGCATTCCTATCTATAATTGTCTTTAGGGGCGTAAGTAAAATGATTTTGATATCGAGAAGTAATGACCAATTTTCTATATAAAAAATATCTGCTTCAATTCGTTTTTCGATAGAGGTATCTCCACGAAATCCTTGAACCTGTGCCCAACCAGTAATTCCTGCTTTTGCCGCATGCCGTCTCATATATTGTTGGTGTTCATTTCGAAATTTTT from Leptospira brenneri harbors:
- the gatC gene encoding Asp-tRNA(Asn)/Glu-tRNA(Gln) amidotransferase subunit GatC, with product MDEKELKNIANLAKLNIEEAEVSSMLSDFSRIVQYVDEIKNLDTSSVGDDEIYEQIFYELRKDLAENGLKRDDLAKIAPLYENGYVVVPKVIET